One window from the genome of Epinephelus fuscoguttatus linkage group LG3, E.fuscoguttatus.final_Chr_v1 encodes:
- the si:ch211-214c7.4 gene encoding microtubule-associated protein futsch, whose protein sequence is MKPDGDTMETTEPTEAAAVAEPSSLQDNITEPAPSQPEEAASDVASATAPKASGKPVAADAKVKPKAVATKTQPTARSAGASGLRPGTASHRTVNDVKSSNNVSAAAAKKTTTTAKSSAAGAVPKRPVGIAAVSSTVKNQTRVPDKKPVGSARATSVASATATNGSKPTTVNGVTKKRPPAETVNVARPKTTATASRAAVSTAPKPSTSTKTADGAAASKTTRPATGPSTSRPASAAARPASATVKPSTTATTKTSASRVTTAPSTGRTTAAQPPRTAAPKKDVSRPPSAAVAKKPTTATTSTATKKPEPSRPMAAVKLSSTSKSSTTAKAAEPKVSQPKTPTPAKSTPTRKPVAAVPSVARNKQPLGRTPPASPANRPANSSTPQAKRGTKPTQAVPPFTTGKKTGVSNTTKPDVEAQIAAGAAVVAATAVTVLAETGASESFPQVPSPAAPAPEEVPPSVVAQETKSQETAQTRAAASSPPQSPVRTAVPQTSPPQEQVESSASLLTTQEPTPAPAEPTLPPVASSPDISEEPVYLSTDQAPSTSTALPAATNAIPLVVSPTNLNEEEDEEEREGSQLVSVSEMSGTTQPTEESRPGSAGPVGGSAWRAGGALLSELDSEEVSGSQQGASELSAPGVLEGTESMDDLGDGSLKGAIDMEGASAGSPDFEKVPDIPVNDFDEDDDEDDDDDRVCDMDVGSERADEPQRPRHDNDMDDDEEDEDVEMASEGVTESGLESYGNADEDDFAEDERLDNLNRVAQPPPPPPVLPSAPAAQWDQPNPFADPWAEPLQPQQVLEHIPQPAQVAGAAAASPLADPWQADTETPTQSPAQAWLELGSAPFIPENQEVPHHSSVKDEPQNLEAQMYMDQSSPVPVHTLVPALLSAPGMSLSSTLSSETSTPEELCDYNRDGKLQPQDVQAQMLSPQPDLDYQDMGMYSERGDGEGEEEAEAETLPADEVLGGPATAPTSNPSSSSVTEDEASDTEGEAQLDDSLETPAVCQTTFDTQPSAQRCLSTVEEGEEADMEEVIGGAGEDTTPPSATSLASYGFDTMTTASNSNAHSTGESCIKSPGIFSLEELPEEAKEPFLIPQPHTEPCTAEQQYIECGKQEAEPAEHVKEEAPAPEEALDPSSTLSTLQQPEENPDDIQPPYYSAICEKTENSFAGFTALPHPHRRDHSAYPRTYCDIVKPLVAAVAPPKLTCADLPPRNLGQQALSPQLRRLEQHQRQLQQMQQRRQQQSQPLEEAEQERKRREEEEQRRKKEEAEEEIKRNKEEVERKVREQAEVKKKEEEEEQRRDLELQLQQQQQELKERQQILQWQQELQQSNKGQTVLLSPSSGLCTIYEALENSDDDEAEDEEEGIKELAKEKDELRQETSNEELDDCEQVISDGDKHQDSSPSTESPPPLRDSPQTSSNPSQDGDSSSPCPPESPERPPPLDLDWGKKVDIVQQLINQTLLLNREGCSSLLLLPGGAGGTLSPLESSLWPSLLPPLTPPSATVTSVSSFSPEATGSSPQGEWTVVELETHH, encoded by the exons ATGAAACCGGATGGGGATACCATGGAAACCACGGAGCCCACCGAAGCCGCAGCAGTAGCAGAGCCTTCGTCATTGCAGGACAACATAACAGAGCCAGCCCCATCGCAACCAGAGGAAGCTGCAAGTGATGTAGCATCTGCGACGGCTCCGAAGGCCAGTGGCAAGCCAGTGGCAGCAGATGCCAAAGTCAAACCAAAAGCCGTTGCAACTAAGACACAGCCCACAGCTAGATCTGCAGGGGCCTCTGGATTGCGGCCAGGTACTGCCTCACACCGCACGGTGAATGACGTCAAATCCTCTAACAAtgtctctgcagctgcagccaaGAAAACGACAACTACGGCAAAATCATCGGCAGCGGGAGCTGTACCGAAAAGGCCGGTGGGTATAGCAGCAGTTTCTTCAACTGTCAAGAACCAAACTAGAGTGCCTGACAAGAAGCCTGTTGGATCAGCTAGGGCTACCTCTGTTGCTTCTGCCACAGCAACAAATGGTTCCAAACCAACAACAGTGAATGGCGTTACTAAGAAGAGACCACCAGCTGAGACTGTTAATGTAGCCAGACCCAAAACCACAG ctACTGCCAGCAGAGCAGCGGTGTCCACTGCCCCAAAACCCAGCACTTCGACCAAAACCGCGGATGGTGCTGCCGCCTCAAAGACCACCAG GCCTGCTACAGGTCCCTCAACATCTCGACCTGCATCTGCTGCAGCAAGGCCCGCCTCAGCTACAGTCAAGCCCTCCACCACTGCAACCACCAAAACCTCTGCTTCTAGAGTTACCACAGCACCCTCtactggcaggaccacagcggCACAGCCTCCCAGAACTGCTGCTCCTAAGAAAG ATGTCAGTCGCCCACCTTCTGCTGCAGTGGCAAAGAAACCTACAACAGCTACAACATCCACTGCCACCAAAAAACCTGAACCCTCTCGACCCATGGCCGCCGTAAAGCTCAGCTCTACTTCCAAATCCTCCACAACAGCGAAGGCAGCAGAACCCAAGGTGTCACAGCCCAAAACTCCCACACCTGCGAAATCAACTCCCACAAGGAAACCTGTAGCTGCTGTTCCATCTGTTGCCCGTAACAAACAGCCCCTTGGTCGAACCCCGCCTGCCTCTCCAGCCAACAGACCTGCAAACAGCAGCACCCCTCAGGCAAAACGTGGAACCAAACCCACACAGGCTGTCCCACCTTTCACTACTGGCAAGAAGACAGGAGTCTCAAATACGACCAAGCCTGATGTAGAAGCACAGATTGCTGCTGGTGCAGCAGTAGTAGCTGCCACAGCAGTGACTGTGCTGGCAGAAACGGGCGCTTCAGAGTCCTTCCCACAAGTACCATCCCCTGCTGCCCCTGCACCAGAAGAGGTCCCTCCCTCAGTTGTGGCCCAGGAAACCAAGTCTCAAGAGACTGCTCAAACACGTGCTGCTGCTTCATCTCCTCCACAAAGCCCTGTTAGGACAGCCGTACCCCAAACATCTCCACCCCAGGAGCAGGTAGAAAGCAGTGCTTCCTTACTAACCACGCAGGAGCCAACCCCTGCCCCAGCTGAGCCTACATTACCACCAGTGGCCTCTTCTCCAGATATATCAGAGGAGCCTGTTTACCTGTCAACAGACCAAGCCCCCTCCACATCTACAGCCCTCCCAGCAGCGACAAATGCCATCCCTCTGGTAGTTTCTCCTACCAATTtaaatgaggaggaggatgaagaggagagggagggaagccAGTTGGTTTCTGTGTCTGAAATGAGTGGAACCACACAGCCCACAGAGGAGTCTCGTCCTGGGTCGGCGGGACCAGTAGGAGGGTCTGCTTGGAGGGCTGGTGGCGCCTTGCTTTCTGAGCTGGACTCTGAGGAAGTAAGCGGCAGCCAGCAGGGTGCGTCTGAGCTGAGTGCCCCTGGTGTACTGGAGGGCACAGAGAGCATGGACGATTTGGGAGACGGCAGTCTCAAAGGAGCCATTGACATGGAAGGAGCCTCTGCTGGTTCACCTGACTTTGAAAAAGTTCCTGACATACCAGTGAATGACTTTGATGAGGACGATGATGAGGACGATGACGATGATCGGGTGTGTGACATGGATGTGGGCTCAGAGCGGGCAGATGAACCGCAGAGACCCAGGCATGACAATGAtatggatgatgatgaggaggatgaagatgtGGAGATGGCTAGTGAGGGGGTGACAGAGAGTGGGCTGGAAAGCTATGGGAATGCAGATGAGGATGACTTTGCTGAGGATGAAAGGTTGGACAACTTGAACAGAGTGGCTCAGcccccacctccccctcctGTGCTGCCCTCTGCCCCAGCTGCTCAGTGGGACCAACCAAACCCCTTTGCTGATCCTTGGGCAGAACCTCTGCAGCCACAGCAGGTTCTTGAGCACATCCCCCAGCCTGCACAGGTGGCAGGAGCGGCTGCAGCTAGTCCTTTGGCAGACCCCTGGCAAGCAGACACTGAGACTCCAACTCAGTCCCCAGCCCAAGCTTGGCTAGAACTAGGCTCTGCTCCTTTTATTCCTGAAAACCAAGAAGTTCCCCATCATTCCTCTGTCAAAGATGAGCCACAAAATCTAGAGGCCCAAATGTACATGGACCAGTCCAGCCCAGTCCCAGTGCATACCCTGGTCccagctctcctctctgcccCAGGAATGTCTCTTTCAAGCACCCTGAGCAGCGAGACCAGCACGCCAGAGGAACTCTGTGACTACAATCGAGACGGGAAACTGCAGCCTCAAGATGTGCAAGCCCAGATGCTTTCCCCACAGCCTGACCTGGACTACCAGGACATGGGCATGTACTCAGAGAGAGGAGAcggggaaggagaggaggaagctgAGGCTGAGACGCTGCCCGCCGATGAAGTCCTGGGTGGCCCTGCAACTGCCCCCACTTCCAacccctcctcatcctcagtAACAGAGGACGAGGCCAGCGACACAGAGGGAGAGGCTCAGTTGGATGACTCCTTGGAGACTCCAGCAGTCTGTCAGACAACCTTTGACACGCAGCCTTCAGCCCAGCGCTGCCTGTCCACCgtggaagagggagaggaagctGACATGGAGGAGGTGATAGGTGGCGCAGGTGAAGACACCACACCACCTTCAGCTACATCGTTGGCATCATACGGCTTTGACACCATGACCACAGCTTCAAACTCCAACGCCCACTCCACAGGGGAGAGCTGTATCAAGAGCCCTGGAATCTTCTCCCTGGAGGAGCTGCCCGAGGAGGCTAAGGAGCCCTTTCTCATCCCGCAACCTCACACCGAGCCATGCACTGCAGAGCAGCAGTACATCGAATGCGGGAAGCAGGAAGCGGAGCCTGCTGAGCATGTCAAGGAGGAAGCACCAGCGCCCGAGGAAGCCCTGGACCCCTCGTCAACTCTAAGCACTTTGCAGCAACCTGAGGAAAACCCAGATGACATCCAGCCTCCCTACTATTCTGCTATCTGTGAAAAGACTGAGAACTCTTTTGCAG gcTTCACTGCACTACCGCACCCTCACCGCCGCGATCACTCTGCATACCCCAGAACCTACTGCGACATCGTCAAACCTCTCGTCGCCGCCGTCGCCCCGCCGAAGCTGACCTGTGCCGACCTTCCGCCCAGGAACCTCGGCCAGCAGGCGCTGAGCCCCCAGCTCCGCCGGCTGGAGCAGCACCAGagacagctgcagcagatgcagcaaCGCAGACAGCAACAGAGCCAACCGCTTGAGGAGGCggagcaggagaggaaaaggagggaggaagaggagcagaggaggaagaaggaggaggccgaagaagaaataaaaaggaataaggaggaggtggagaggaaggTCCGAGAGCAGGCAGAGgtgaagaagaaggaagaggaggaggagcagaggagagacCTTGAactacagctgcagcagcaacagcaggaaCTGAAGGAAAGGCAGCAAATCTTACAGTGGCAACAAGAACTGCAACAGTCCAATAAAGGTCAGACAGTGCTGCTGTCCCCTTCCTCTGGCCTCTGCACCATCTATGAGGCCCTGGAGAATAGTGATGACGATGaggctgaagatgaagaggagggaatAAAGGAGCTCGCTAAAGAGAAGGACGAGCTCAGACAGGAGACGTCAAATGAAGAGTTGGATGACTGTGAACAGGTGATATCAGAT